One genomic region from Schistocerca cancellata isolate TAMUIC-IGC-003103 unplaced genomic scaffold, iqSchCanc2.1 HiC_scaffold_812, whole genome shotgun sequence encodes:
- the LOC126143493 gene encoding uncharacterized protein LOC126143493: MPSQGVLPSQGVVPSQGVLPSQGVLHSQGVLPPQGVLLSQGVLPSQGVLPSQGLLPSQGVLPSLGVLTSQGGLPSRGGLPSQGVMPLQVVLPSQGVLPLNECCLPMSAAFARSAAFAMRAAFAGSAAFARGGAFAKSAAFARSAAFARSAAFARSAAFAMRAAFAGSAAFARGGAFARSAAFARSAAFARRYAFARTAAFARSAALLRRVTFARSAAFARSAAFARRAAFAGSAAFAGSAAFARSGAFARSPAFAGSAASARSAAFARCAAFARSAAFARSAAIARSAAFARSAAFARRAAFAKRAAFAGSAAFARSNAFASSSAFAGSTAFAWSAAFQGVLPSQGSAAFAQSAAFTRSDAFARSAAFSRSAAFTGSAAFTRDGAYARSAAFARSAAFASSGGFARGAAFARSAVFAQSAAFAWSAVSAQKATFASSASFARYAAFASSSAFARSAAFARSVAFARSASFTKRATSAGIAAFAGSAAFARSGAYAHSAAFAQVAAFARSAAFARSAAFAWSAAFAQSAAFARSAAIARSAAFARSAPFARSAAFERSAAFARSPAFARSAALARSAAFARSAAFATSAAFARSAAYKRSAALVRSSAFARSAAFARNAPFSRSAAFAQSAAFAGTAAFAQSAAFAQSAASAKSAAFAWTVAFARSAAFARIAAFARSAAFARSAAFDRSAAFARSAAFAGSAAYAGSAAFARRAAFTRNAAFARIAAFARSAAFARSAALLRRAGFARSAAITRSAAFARRADFAGSAAFARSAAFARSGAFARSAAFAGSAASARSAAFARCAAFARSAAFARSAAITRSAAFARSAAFARSAAFARSAAFARNAAFPRSAALGPSAAFPRSVAIIQSAAFARSAAFARCAAFARSTAFARSAAFARSAAFASSVAFARSTAFRRSGASARSAAFARSAAFARSTAFARSAAFARSAAFGSSTAFARGAAFARSAAFQGVLPSLEVLP; encoded by the exons atgccttcgcagggagtgctgccttcgcaaggggtggtgccttcgcaaggagtgttgccttcgcaaggagtgctgcattcacaaggagtgctgcctccgcaaggagtgctgctttcgcaaggagtactgccttcgcaaggagtactgccttcgcaaggactgctgccttcacaaggagtgctgccttcgctaggagtgctgacttcgcaaggagggctgccttcgagaggagggctgccttcgcaaggggtaatgcctttgcaagtagtgctgccttctcagggagtactgcctttgaacgagtgctgccttccaatgagtgctgccttcgcaaggagtgctgccttcgcaatgagggctgcctttgcagggagtgctgccttcgcaaggggtggtgccttcgcaaagagtgctgccttcgcaaggagtgctgccttcgcaaggagtgctgccttcgcaaggagtgctgccttcgcaatgagggctgcctttgctgggagtgctgccttcgcaaggggtggtgccttcgcaaggagtgctgcctttgcaaggagtgctgccttcgcaaggagatatgccttcgcaaggactgctgccttcgctaggagtgctgcccttctaaggagagttaccttcgcaaggagtgctgcctttgctaggagtgctgctttcgcaaggagggctgccttcgcagggagtgctgcctttgcagggagtgctgccttcgcaaggagtggtgccttcgcaaggagtcctgccttcgcagggagtgctgcatccgcaaggagtgctgccttcgcaaggtgtgctgccttcgcaaggagtgctgcctttgcaaggagcgctgccatcgcaaggagtgctgccttcgctaggagtgctgccttcgcaaggagggctgccttcgcaaagagggctgccttcgcagggagtgctgccttcgcaaggagtaatgccttcgcaagtagttctgctttcgcagggagtactgcctttgcatggagtgctgccttccaaggagtgctgccttcgcaag ggagtgctgcctttgcacagagtgctgccttcacaaggagtgatgccttcgcaaggagtgctgcgttctctaggagtgctgccttcacagggagtgctgccttcacaagggatggtgcctacgcacgtagtgctgccttcgcacggagtgctgccttcgcaagtagtggtggattcgcaaggggtgctgccttcgcacggagtgctgtctttgcacagagtgctgcctttgcatggagtgctgtcTCCGCACAGAAAGcaaccttcgcaagtagtgcttccTTTGCACGGTATGCTGCCtttgcaagtagttctgctttcgcaaggagtgctgcctttgcaaggagtgttgccttcgcaaggagtgcttccttcacaAAGAGGGCTACCTCAGcagggattgctgccttcgcagggagtgctgccttcgcaaggagtggtgcctatgcacatagtgctgccttcgcacaggttgctgcctttgcacggagtgctgccttcgcacggagtgcagccttcgcatggagtgctgcttttgctcagagtgctgccttcgcaaggagtgcagccatcgcaaggagtgctgccttcgcaaggagtgctcccttcgcaaggagtgctgccttcgaaaggagtgctgccttcgcaaggagtcctgccttcgcaaggagtgctgccctcgccaggagtgctgccttcgccaggagtgctgccttcgcaacgagcgctgccttcgcaaggagtgctgcctacaaaaggagtgctgccctcgtaaggagttctgccttcgcaaggagtgctgccttcgcaaggaatgctcccttctcacggagtgctgcctttgcacagagtgctgccttcgcagggactgctgcctttgcacagagtgctgcctttgcacagagtgctgcctccgcaaagagtgctgcctttgcatggactgttgccttcgcaaggagtgccgcctttgcaaggattgctgccttcgctaggagtgctgccttcgctaggagtgctgccttcgataggagtgctgccttcgctaggagtgctgccttcgcaggcagtgctgcctacgcagggagtgctgccttcgcaaggagagctgccttcacaaggaatgctgcctttgcaaggattgctgccttcgcaaggagtgctgccttcgctaggagtgctgcccttctaaggagagctggctttgcaaggagtgctgccatcactaggagtgctgctttcgcaaggagggctgacttcgcagggagtgctgcctttgcaaggagtgctgccttcgcaaggagtggtgccttcgcaaggagtgctgccttcgcagggagtgctgcatccgcaaggagtgctgccttcgcaaggtgtgctgccttcgcaagaagtgctgcctttgcaaggagcgctgccatcacaaggagtgctgccttcgctaggagtgctgcttttgcaaggagtgctgccttcgcaaggagtgctgccttcgcaaggaatgctgccttcccaaggagtgctgccttgggaccGAGTGCTGCCTTCCCTAGGAGTGTTGCCATcatacagagtgcagccttcgcaaggagtgctgccttcgcaaggtgtgctgcctttgcaaggagtactgccttcgcaaggagtgctgccttcgcaaggagtgctgccttcgctagcagtgttgccttcgcaaggagtactgcgttcagaaggagtggtgcctccgcaaggagtgctgccttcgcaaggagtgctgcctttgcaaggagtactgccttcgcaaggagtgctgccttcgcaaggagtgctgccttcggaagtagtactgccttcgcaaggggtgctgccttcgcaaggagtgctgccttccaaggagtgctgccttcgctagaagtgctgccttga
- the LOC126143492 gene encoding ice-structuring glycoprotein-like, with protein MGAAFARSAAFARSAFARSAAFATRAAFVGCAVFASGFAFTRSAAFAKSAAFARRNTFARSAAFAMRAAFARSAAFARSAAFSAAFARSAAFARSAAFARSAAFARTAAFARSAAFPRSAALGQSAAFARSAAFVRSAAFARSAAFAQIAAFAQSAAYAQSAAFARSAAFAGSAAFAWGGAFARSAAFAGSFAFARSVAFARSAAFTRSAAFARTAAFARSVAFASSTAFARSAAFARSAAFQGVLPSLEVLPSHGGLPSQGGVLPSHRVLPSHGVLPSQGVLPLLRVLPLQGVMPSQGVLPLQRVLPSQGVPPSQGVLPSLVVLPSQGVLVLFISKNVLCPKSAKSLQIVPSLQILLSLQCMLSLKRVLSLEGVLSLQDVLPSQAVLPSHGMLPYKA; from the exons AtgggtgctgcctttgcaaggagtgctgccttcgcaaggagtgccttcgcaaggagtgctgccttcgcaacgagggctgcttTTGTagggtgtgctgtctttgcaagtgGTTTTGCCTTcaccaggagtgctgcctttgcaaaaagtgctgccttcgcaaggagaaataccttcgcaaggagtgctgccttcgcaatgagggctgccttcgctaggagtgctgccttcgcaaggagtgctgccttc agtgctgccttcgcaaggagtgctgccttcgcaaggagtgctgccttcgcaaggagtgcagccttcgcaaggactgctgccttcgcaaggagtgctgccttcccaaggagtgctgccttaggacagagtgctgccttcgctaggagtgctgccttcgtacggagtgcagccttcgcaaggagtgctgcctttgcacagattgctgccttcgcacagagtgcagcctacgcacagagtgctgccttcgcaagaagtgctgccttcgcagggagtgctgccttcgcatggggtggcgccttcgcaaggagtgctgccttcgcagggagttttgcctttgcaaggagtgttgccttcgcaaggagtgctgcattcacaaggagtgctgccttcgcaaggactgctgccttcgcaaggagtgttgccttcgcaagtagtactgctttcgcaaggagtgctgccttcgcaaggagtgctgccttccaaggagtgctgccttcgctagaagtgctgccttcacacggagggctgccttcgcaaggg ggagtgctgccttcgcacagagtgctgccttcgcacggagtgctgccttcgcagggagtgctgcccttgctcagagtgctgcctttgcaaggagtgatgccttcgcaaggagtgctgcctttgcagagggtgctgccttcgcaaggagtgccgccttcacaaggagtgctgccttcgctagtagtgctgccttcgcagggagtgctggttCTCTTCATCTCTAAAAACGTGCTGTGTCCCAAGTCAGCTAAGAGTTTGCAAATCGTGCCATCTCTGCAAATTCTGCTGTCTCTGCAATGCATGCTATCTTTGAAACGTGTGCTGTCTTTGGAaggcgtgctgtctttgcaagatgtgctgccttcgcaagcagtgctgccttcacatggcatgctgccctacaaggcatga